One Deltaproteobacteria bacterium DNA segment encodes these proteins:
- a CDS encoding nicotinate phosphoribosyltransferase: MANMTLLTDLYQLTMVGGYYLLGKTKEKANFDYFFRKIPEQGGFCVAAGLEQLIDYIQNIHFDPEDIDYLKSLEIFPPEVLDYFRKLRFTGDLYAVPEGTLVFPQEPIVRVTAPLPEAQFIETALLNILNFQTLIATKAARLCIAAGDDPVVEFGVRRAHGPDGGLSAARASFIGGTRATSNLMAGRTFGIPVRGTLAHSWVESFSSELESFQAYGKIYPKNCLLLVDTYDTLRSGVPNALQVGKELRERKQGDLAGIRLDSGDLTFLSREARKMLDEAGFERARILGSSDLDEWLIESIKKQGAEIDIWGVGTRLVTSYSCPALGGVYKLSAIFKDGHMRPKLKVSDDPEKTTNPGVKKIVRFYDERNFMRGDVIVLQEETFPPGQPVKAFHPLLSHISKTYPGHFKKEEILIPIIKAGKLVYHSPSLPEIQGNTLQNLKYLRPEHKRLQNPHIYHVSLGEKLFQEKQELLKAAV; encoded by the coding sequence TTACCTTCTTGGTAAAACCAAAGAAAAAGCCAACTTCGATTATTTCTTCCGTAAAATTCCCGAGCAAGGTGGTTTCTGTGTCGCCGCTGGTCTGGAACAGTTGATCGATTATATCCAAAACATTCACTTTGATCCGGAAGACATCGATTATCTGAAAAGCTTGGAGATTTTTCCACCGGAAGTTTTGGATTATTTCCGTAAACTTCGTTTTACCGGCGACCTTTACGCCGTTCCCGAGGGAACTTTGGTCTTCCCCCAAGAACCCATTGTTCGAGTTACCGCCCCATTACCTGAAGCCCAATTCATCGAAACCGCCCTCTTGAATATCCTCAACTTTCAGACTCTGATAGCCACCAAGGCCGCTCGCCTCTGTATCGCCGCCGGTGACGATCCGGTCGTTGAATTTGGAGTTCGCCGGGCCCATGGTCCCGATGGAGGATTGAGCGCCGCCCGGGCCTCTTTCATCGGCGGAACCCGGGCCACCTCGAACTTGATGGCGGGGAGAACTTTTGGCATCCCGGTTCGGGGCACTTTGGCTCACAGTTGGGTGGAATCCTTCTCTTCCGAATTGGAATCCTTCCAGGCCTACGGGAAAATCTACCCCAAGAACTGCCTCCTCCTGGTTGACACCTATGATACTCTACGCAGCGGGGTTCCCAATGCCCTTCAGGTTGGCAAAGAGCTTCGGGAAAGAAAACAAGGAGATCTTGCGGGAATCCGCCTGGACAGCGGCGATCTGACGTTTTTAAGCCGGGAAGCACGCAAGATGCTTGACGAAGCAGGATTTGAGCGCGCGCGTATTCTGGGTTCAAGCGATCTCGATGAGTGGCTGATCGAATCCATCAAGAAACAAGGGGCGGAGATTGATATCTGGGGCGTAGGAACCCGACTGGTAACTTCTTATTCGTGTCCGGCTCTGGGGGGAGTTTACAAGCTATCGGCTATTTTCAAAGATGGACATATGCGCCCCAAGCTGAAGGTTTCCGATGACCCGGAAAAAACCACCAACCCGGGAGTAAAAAAAATAGTGCGGTTTTACGATGAAAGAAATTTTATGCGTGGGGACGTGATCGTTTTACAAGAGGAAACTTTTCCCCCAGGACAGCCGGTTAAGGCTTTTCATCCCCTGCTCTCTCATATCAGCAAAACCTATCCCGGACATTTTAAAAAAGAGGAAATCCTCATCCCGATCATCAAAGCGGGAAAGCTGGTCTATCACAGCCCATCTTTGCCGGAAATTCAGGGCAACACCTTACAAAACCTTAAATATCTCCGGCCAGAACATAAACGCCTGCAGAATCCTCATATCTATCATGTCAGTTTAGGCGAAAAACTCTTTCAAGAAAAACAGGAACTGCTGAAGGCTGCTGTATAA